The Phyllostomus discolor isolate MPI-MPIP mPhyDis1 chromosome 4, mPhyDis1.pri.v3, whole genome shotgun sequence genome window below encodes:
- the LOC114494546 gene encoding A-kinase anchor protein SPHKAP isoform X7 has translation MNVQKPKENEIVLLSGLTSGNLQADFKVSQCPWLPDICLVQCARGNRPNSTNCIIFEINKFLIGLELVQERQLHLETNILKVEDDTNCSLSSIEEDFLTASEHLEEESEVEEYRNGCENINVSANVMESKKPKEVTQEEWNYDKEQSLYTLENKYISKHPMAWIKTEGSLEKVAEDTTLQGLDPSAKLSEWKGEGVRNQGTAADYHYPENVKDPAETLQALYIPDNACFPRVLMPDGPCACGTVMGHGHSSDPGDHESTTNSLLPIQDGEATTGEYATNLAESVLQDAFIRLSQSQPPLPQESAVSVPVGSALLPSGCSTKDIVVSPSWSDLPKIVIVQSPDGSNGAPEPGISSCSDMEVSLDPSGVPSGDNASRHPQSALEVALACAATMIGTISSPQATERLKMEQESLIANHPLGCSEPLQTPAVQALKEAPISEYSFPSALCGMTQVASAVAVCGLGEVGEVECPEASSRILSATESSAAIPPLFNLAAGRGVELGKEAIAEALFKEAALVLTGPDTHGGIGDLMASMNRRIMEAASKPQSSSPENVLGNELAQALSNVILKHSIDEVHQQNKITDPDNGGHSSETLDTLMESTNQLLFNVICSTFKKMSHIAQHGECPTVLSKETPGRREPELDTRTPDRAASQAWTKATEHYSSHPLIHPCGTSLVISDLADGMPPQHASNGSAKPGPFQTPMLQPEWTCSARVPRPSTAKTSPKETHLKGSIGNDAKAHHQTPSHNVNERRASSEGERTPTVTKYNSSSQDSEDGFSPNIQEKHNCASPLHSEVQVHLSLLGSDLPLPAQSMLHTKHTDVYCITDFAEELAETIVSMATEIAAICLDNSNGKQPWFCAWKRGSEVLVTPNVPCRSVKRKKESQAGGASVRKHKPPRLSEIKRKTDEHPELKEKLMNRVVDESMNLEDIPDSVNVFANEVAAKIVNLTEFSLVDGVWQAQSFPRNRLHSGDRWMRRKASSCESIAEEDSSARAYASSLGLMSALSQPGSRASSVSKQSSCESITDEFSRFMVNQMENEGRGFELLLDYYAGKNASSIVNSAVQQACRRSDHLSVRPSCPSKQSSTESITEEFYRYMLRDLERESKDGTSSRRGSQDWAAGLLSPSLRSPLCYRQSSMPDGRALGPRLTVNAPLKANSLDGFAQNSQRDFLSVQPCSGASSTGLCKSDSCLYRRGGTDHITTMLIHETWANSIEALMRKNKIITDDVQASAEPVSGGSPLHGDKCANRLASGRVQSGPILLVQESIDYQRKDSVTESLHPPGSSPSKDAHLSLDSEKETSLCHGGVPINHPRQSLLSREVPLIQIEIDQREECVGEPEHTPSKGCPLEAAEERLEEDKTPDVGRGGDTEKSAGQNRSDSLDARDGPEADVPTEGRAPSEVPNPPSSSGESTESWSQLANEEDNPDDTSSFLQFSERSMSNGNSSATSSLGIMDLDIYQESMPSSPMINELVEEKEILKGQSEKGEECVPGAPVGAVSHQGSLLVINFDLEPECPDAELRATLQWIAASELGIPAIYFKKSQENRVEKFLDVVRLVHRKSWKVGDIFHAVVQYCKLHEEQKDGTPSLFDWLLGLG, from the exons ATGAATGtccaaaaaccaaaagaaaatgaaattgtccTCCTCAGTGGGTTAACATCTGGAAATCTCCAGGCAGATTTTAAAGTATCACAG tgtccttggctgccagatatCTGCCTGGTCCAGTGTGCGAGAGGGAACAGACCGAACAGTACCAATTGCATCATCTTTGAAATCAACAAGTTTTTGATTGGGCTGGAACTGGTGCAGGAGCGGCAGCTCCACCTGGAAACAAACATCTTGAAGGTGGAGGATGACACGAACTGCTCCCTGTCTTCCATCGAGGAAGACTTTCTCACGGCCTCTGAACACTTGGAGGAAGAGAGTGAggtggaagaatacaggaatg GTTGTGAGAATATAAATGTCTCCGCCAATGTTATGGAAAGTAAAAAGCCAAAGGAAGTCACGCAGGAGGAATGGAATTACGATAAGGAACAGTCCCTTTATACCTTGGAAAACAAATACATCAGCAAGCATCCTATGGCATGGATTAAGACAGAAGGATCTCTGGAAAAAGTAGCAGAAGATACAACTTTGCAAGGTCTAGATCCATCAGCTAAACTATCAGAGTGGAAAGGTGAAGGTGTGAGGAATCAGGGGACAGCTGCAGATTATCATTATCCAGAAAATGTCAAAGATCCAGCGGAAACACTGCAGGCACTATATATTCCAGACAATGCTTGTTTCCCCAGGGTGCTTATGCCAGATGGGCCTTGTGCCTGTGGCACTGTCATGGGGCACGGCCACAGCTCCGACCCAGGAGACCATGAAAGTACAACAAACTCTCTTCTCCCCATACAGGATGGAGAAGCCACAACTGGCGAGTATGCTACAAATTTAGCCGAATCCGTGCTGCAGGATGCATTTATTAGATTATCTCAGTCCCAGCCTCCACTCCCCCAGGAATCTGCGGTCAGTGTCCCTGTAGGAAGTGCTCTGCTCCCGAGTGGCTGCTCCACAAAAGATATCGTGGTCTCTCCGTCATGGAGTGACCTCcccaaaattgtcattgttcagaGTCCAGATGGCAGCAATGGAGCCCCTGAGCCAGGCATCTCTTCGTGCTCCGACATGGAAGTCTCTCTTGACCCCTCAGGTGTCCCCTCCGGAGACAATGCCAGCAGACACCCCCAGAGTGCTCTAGAAGTAGCATTAGCGTGTGCGGCCACCATGATTGGAACTATTTCCAGCCCTCAGGCCACAGAAAGACTGAAAATGGAGCAAGAATCCCTTATTGCAAACCACCCACTGGGATGCAGCGAACCACTGCAGACTCCAGCAGTGCAAGCACTCAAGGAAGCTCCCATCAGTGAATACTCCTTTCCATCTGCGCTGTGTGGCATGACTCAGGTGGCCAGTGCCGTTGCCGTCTGCGGCctgggggaagtgggagaggtGGAGTGCCCTGAGGCTTCGAGTAGAATCCTGTCTGCCACTGAGTCTTCCGCAGCAATTCCCCCGCTTTTTAATCTAGCAGCAGGGAGGGGCGTGGAGCTGGGCAAAGAAGCCATTGCAGAGGCCTTGTTCAAGGAGGCCGCTCTGGTTTTAACGGGGCCTGACACCCACGGCGGCATTGGAGACCTCATGGCATCAATGAACCGAAGAATTATGGAAGCGGCTTCAAAGCCACAGAGCTCGAGCCCAGAAAATGTCCTCGGAAATGAGCTGGCACAGGCCCTATCCAATGTTATCCTGAAGCACTCCATCGATGAGGTTCACCAGCAGAATAAAATAACTGACCCTGACAATGGCGGGCACTCGTCTGAAACTCTGGACACTCTCATGGAAAGTACAAATCAGCTGCTCTTCAACGTGATATGCTCCACGTTCAAGAAGATGAGCCATATTGCACAGCACGGCGAATGTCCCACTGTTCTTTCCAAGGAGACCCCTGGACGGAGGGAACCCGAACTAGACACCCGGACACCTGATCGGGCTGCTAGCCAGGCATGGACAAAAGCCACTGAACACTACAGCAGCCATCCACTTATTCATCCGTGTGGCACTAGTCTGGTCATCAGTGACCTTGCAGATGGCATGCCTCCTCAGCACGCCAGCAACGGCTCGGCAAAGCCGGGCCCCTTCCAGACCCCCATGCTGCAGCCCGAATGGACTTGTAGTGCCAGGGTGCCTCGCCCTTCGACTGCTAAAACGTCCCCCAAGGAAACACATCTGAAAGGAAGCATAGGAAACGATGCAAAAGCCCATCATCAGACACCGAGTCACAACGTGAATGAACGCAGAGCCTCTTCAGAAGGAGAAAGGACACCCACAGTCACCAAGTACAACAGCAGTTCCCAGGATTCTGAGGACGGCTTCAGTCCAAACATCCAAGAGAAGCACAACTGCGCCTCACCTCTACACAGTGAAGTTCAAGTTCATCTCTCTTTGTTAGGGAGTGACTTGCCGCTTCCTGCTCAGTCCATGCTACACACTAAACACACAGACGTATACTGCATTACGGACTTTGCCGAAGAATTAGCAGAGACCATTGTCTCCATGGCAACCGAAATCGCAGCAATTTGCCTTGACAACTCAAACGGGAAACAACCCTGGTTTTGTGCAtggaagagagggagtgaggtTCTGGTCACCCCGAACGTACCCTGCCGCTCcgtgaagaggaagaaggagagccAGGCCGGCGGGGCCTCTGTGCGGAAACACAAGCCGCCGCGGCTCAGCGAGATCAAGAGGAAAACGGATGAGCACCCGGAGCTTAAGGAGAAGCTGATGAACAGGGTCGTGGATGAGTCGATGAACCTCGAGGACATCCCAGACTCTGTCAACGTCTTTGCAAACGAAGTGGCAGCCAAGATCGTGAACCTGACGGAGTTTTCCCTGGTGGACGGCGTCTGGCAAGCCCAGAGCTTTCCCCGCAATCGCTTGCACAGCGGAGACCGGTGGATGCGGCGGAAGGCCTCCAGCTGCGAAAGCATCGCGGAGGAGGACTCCAGCGCCAGGGCCTATGCCAGCAGCCTGGGCCTAATGAGCGCCCTCagccagccagggagcagggccagctcCGTGTCCAAGCAGTCGAGCTGCGAGAGCATCACCGACGAGTTTTCCAGGTTCATGGTGAACCAGATGGAAAATGAAGGACGGGGATTTGAGTTACTGCTGGACTACTACGCGGGCAAGAACGCCAGCAGCATTGTGAACTCGGCCGTGCAGCAGGCGTGCCGGAGGAGCGACCACCTCAGTGTGAGGCCGAGCTGCCCCTCCAAGCAGTCCAGCACGGAGAGCATAACCGAGGAGTTCTACAGGTACATGCTGAGGGAccttgagagagagagcaaagacgGCACCTCCTCCAGGCGAGGCAGCCAGGACTGGGCGGCTGGCTTGTTGTCGCCTTCCCTGAGATCCCCACTGTGTTACAGGCAGTCGTCCATGCCGGACGGCAGAGCCCTGGGCCCCAGACTGACCGTGAATGCGCCACTGAAAGCCAACTCCTTAGATGGCTTTGCTCAAAACAGCCAGCGAGACTTCCTGAGCGTGCAGCCATGCAGCGGTGCTTCCTCCACCGGCCTCTGCAAATCCGACTCCTGCCTGTATCGCAGGGGCGGGACCGACCACATCACAACCATGTTAATCCATGAGACGTGGGCGAACTCCATCGAGGCCCTCATGCGGAAGAACAAAATTATAACGGATGATGTCCAAGCCAGTGCTGAGCCCGTGTCTGGTGGCTCTCCCTTGCACGGAGACAAGTGTGCAAACAGATTGGCTTCGGGCAGAGTGCAAAGTGGGCCGATTCTTCTTGTCCAAGAGTCTATCGATTACCAGAGGAAAGACTCTGTTACCGAAAGCCTCCATCCCCCGGGGTCCTCTCCAAGCAAAGATGCCCATCTTAGCTTAGATTCTGAAAAGGAGACGTCCTTGTGTCATGGTGGTGTCCCTATAAACCACCCCCGGCAATCACTTCTTTCAAGGGAGGTGCCTTTAATTCAGATTGAAATAGACCAGAGAGAAGAGTGTGTTGGCGAACCTGAACACACGCCGTCCAAAGGCTGCCCCCTCGAAGCAGCAGAGGAGCGCTTGGAGGAAGACAAAACCCCggatgtggggaggggtggagacactgAGAAGAGTGCAGGCCAGAACCGCAG TGACAGCCTTGATGCCAGAGATGGACCAGAGGCTGATGTCCCGACAGAGGGGAGAGCCCCCAGTGAGGTGCCCAACCCTCCCAGCAGCAGTGGGGAGAGCACAGAAAGCTGGTCCCAGCTCGCCAATGAGGAGGACAACCCAGACGACACAAGTAGCTTCCTGCAGTTCAGTGAGCGATCCATGAG CAATGGCAACAGTAGTGCCACTAGCAGTCTTGGCATTATGGACCTGGACATTTATCAGGAAAGCATGCCATCTTCTCCCATGATTAA TGAATTAGTAGAAGAAAAGGAGATTCTTAAAGGACAGTCAGAAAAAGGAGAGG AATGTGTCCCTGGAGCACCGGTGGGAGCAGTCAGCCACCAGGGCAGCCTGCTGGTGATCAACTTTGACCTGGAGCCAGAGTGTCCTGACGCTGAGCTTCGAGCCACTCTGCAGTGGATAGCCGCCTCTGAACTTGGGATCCCTGCCATCTACTTTAAGAAATCTCAGGAGAACAGAGTTGAAAAG